Proteins encoded within one genomic window of Aquarana catesbeiana isolate 2022-GZ linkage group LG03, ASM4218655v1, whole genome shotgun sequence:
- the LOC141133747 gene encoding E3 ubiquitin-protein ligase TRIM11-like translates to MSPLPHPHSSPVSETFSLVSLLLSAMASADLRAELKCAVCLNIYTNPVTLKCGHNFCRVCIDRVLGTQGGYGGYSCPECREKFPDRPALHRNITLRNIAETFLSAHPDQEESGVFCTYCVDSPVPAVRSCLHCEVSLCDKHLRVHKKSPEHILCDPTLPMESRKCSVHKEVLKYFCTNDGSCACMSCYVIGEHKGHKMKSLDEASEKKKETLRNVLQKLLTKREETEERVQSLQEHRRKVEEEAAGDTERVTVLFRDLRRRLEDLEKRVLRDISGRAERISISIRDLQIKKEELSRKLCHIEELCNMTDPLTVLQESDTGDLCDTEDGDNEDRERHEELLHDGGGLDVVGVLHTGLSDIITEVNVFYIQGAADILLDGNTAGKYLQISDDRKTVSRSDIDQNRPETPERFQCYLQVMSSQSFSSGRHYWEVDVGGSDGWRVGMCYPSIERGGLIGNNKKSWGLDRTGDHYWVIHNSKWILLPTNLSSNRVGIDLDYEAGRISFYDLCDPIRHLHTFTTTFTEPLHAVLGVWGGCIKICGGKRDM, encoded by the coding sequence atgtcacccctcccccatccacatTCCTCTCCGGTGTCAGAGACTTTCAGTTTAGTttctcttctgctgtcagcgatggcgtctgctgattTGAGAGCTGAGCTGAAATGtgccgtctgtctgaacatttataccaatcctgtaaccctgaaatgtggacacaacttctgccgggtctgtattgatcgtgtgctgggtACACAGGGGGGGtatggaggatattcctgtcctgaatgcagagagaagtttcCAGATCGtcctgcactgcacaggaacataacactacgtaacatagcagagactttcctgtctgctcatccagatcaggaggagtccggggtcttctgtacttactgtgtggattctcctgtacctgctgttagatcctgtctgcactgtgaggtttctctgtgtgataaacacctgagagtccacaaaaagtccccagaacacatcttatgtgaccccaccttgcccatggagagcaggaaatgctctgTCCATAAGGAGGTTTTGAAGTATTTCTGCACTAACGATGGTAGCTGTGCCTGCATGTCTTGTTATGTGATTGGAGAACATAAAGGACATAAGATGAAatcactggatgaggcttctgagaagaagaaggagacactgaggaatgttctgcagaaacttcttacaaagagagaggagacggaggaaagagtccagagtctgcaggaacacaggaggaaagtagaagaagaagcagctggtgacacagagagagtcactgtcctgtttagagatctcaggagacgtctggaagacctggagaagagagtcctgagggacaTCTCCGGAAGAGCAGAgaggatctccatctccatccgggatctgcaaataaagaaggaggagctgtccaggaagttgtgtcacattgaggagctgtgtaacatgacggatccactgactgtcttacaggaatcagacacaggtgacttgtgtgatactgaggatggagataatgaggacagagagagacatgaggaactcctccatgatggagggggtctggatgtggtggGGGTCTTACACACcggtttatctgatataataacagaggtaaatgtgTTCTATATtcagggagctgcagacatattactggatggaaaCACAGCTGGTAAATATCTACAGAtctcagatgacaggaaaactgtatccaggtcagatatagaccagaatcgtccagaaacaccagagagatttcagtgtTATcttcaggtgatgagcagtcagagtttctcctcagggagacattactgggaagtggatgtcgggggatcagatggatggagagtcgggatgtgttaccccagtatagagaggggAGGATTGATAGGaaataataagaagtcctggggatTGGACAGGACTGGTGATCATTATTGGGTGATACATAACAGTAAATGGATCCTCTTACCCACCaatctctccagtaacagagtcgggatagatctggattatgaggccgggcggatctccttttatgatctgtgtgacccgatccgacatctccacaccttcaccaccaccttcactgagcccctccatgctgtgttAGGTGTATGgggaggttgtataaagatatgtggggggaagCGGGACATGTGA